Proteins from a genomic interval of Coccinella septempunctata chromosome 2, icCocSept1.1, whole genome shotgun sequence:
- the LOC123308389 gene encoding RNA polymerase II-associated protein 3, which yields MDPLLLQQQLKNNNQDFLDFYKDLQSWGKEMEKKEQERKPQKQEQSYKMEPKIKEIKQHKVEEINKGQKEILNVKKVVKKKCMSYADWDKFDVDKECEKVDEDSASSTESLVEDLKEQANIEKAQGNKFVKSAKWDDAIRSYTNAIKYYAYDPIFYANRALCFLKTERMEKAEQDCNIAIKLDNTYVKAYQRRSAAREALNKLEDARLDLLRVLELEPKNSESRKKLEELVQKIKDGPQKPISKFCQSRQHLRSRSSEIQNEEISRKINSIKTDIDTNKPKCIWPSGDVDNIVKAVQKPPHMRSTKPLKRIPIQEINSAITESSDLPERNENPKKFSLKTDDIKIVEHKNNQSSQIKQVDEDVTKQEKVVEDVTKQEMVVDDEPQLTAPKTSVQFHATWKKLRGRDDKRGEYLRLVNPKKIPDLFKDSLESDVFSEILYVLAEHLAKEKDETYEYLLHLSKIKRFSALSMFLTLNDKNSLWKMFNHMKEYEGRSKEEIDNLISKYEL from the exons ATGGATCCATTACTGTTGCAACAGCAGTTGAAAAACAACAATCAAGATTTTCTTGATTTTTATAAAGATTTACAATCATGGGGAAAAGAAATGGAAAAGAAGGAACAAGAGCGAAAACCACAAAAACAGGAACAG TCCTACAAAATGGAACCgaaaataaaagaaatcaaGCAACATAAAGTCGAAGAAATTAATAAGGGACAGAAAGAGATACTAAATGTCAAAAAAGTAGTAAAGAAAAAATGTATGTCCTATGCAGACTGGGACAAATTCGATGTAGATAAAGAGTGTGAGAAGGTTGATGAAGATTCTGCTTCCAGTACGGAATCATTAGTCGAAGACCTCAAAGAACAAGCAAATATCGAAAAAGCACAG ggTAACAAATTTGTCAAAAGTGCCAAATGGGATGATGCAATTAGGAGTTATACAAATGCCATTAAATATTATGCTTACGATCCAATATTTTATGCTAATAGGGCTTTatgttttctgaaaactgaaag AATGGAAAAAGCTGAACAGGATTGTAATATTGCTATAAAATTAGATAACACTTATGTCAAAGCTTATCAAAGAAGATCTGCTGCTAGAGAGGCACTGAATAAGTTGGAAGATGCTAGATTAGATCTTCTGAGAGTATTAGAGCTGGAGCCCAAAAATTCTGAGTCCAGGAAGAAATTGGAAGAATTAGTGCAGAAGATTAAAGACGGA CCACAAAAACCAATTTCAAAGTTTTGCCAATCTAGACAACATTTGAGAAGTCGATCATCAGAAATACAAAATGAAGAGATTTCACGAAAAATAAACTCCATAAAAACTGATATCGATACAAATAAACCAAAATGTATATGGCCGAGTGGGGATGTTGATAACATAGTTAAGGCTGTTCAGAAACCCCCCCATATGAGATCTACAAAGCCTCTCAAAAGGATTCCAATTCAAGAAATAAACAGTGCAATAACAGAATCATCTGATCTTCCAGAAAGGAATGAAAATCCAAAGAAATTCTCCTTAAAAACGGATGATATAAAGATTgtagaacataaaaataatcaaaGTTCCCAAATAAAGCAGGTTGATGAAGATGTAACTAAGCAAGAAAAGGTGGTAGAAGATGTAACTAAGCAAGAAATGGTGGTAGATGATGAACCGCAACTAACGGCTCCAAAAACTTCAGTACAGTTTCATGCAACTTGGAAAAAACTCAGAGGGCGTGATGATAAAAGGGGCGAATATCTGAGACTAGTTAATCCCAAAAAAATACCTGATCTTTTCAAAGATTCATTGGAGAGCGATGTATTCAGTGAAATATTGTATGTTCTTGCTGAACACTTAGCCAAGGAAAAGGATGAAACTTATGAGTATTTACTACATTTGTCTAAAATCAAAAGGTTTAGTGCTCTTTCCATGTTTCTCACATTGAATGATAAAAATA GTCTTTGGAAGATGTTCAATCACATGAAAGAATATGAGGGTAGATCTAAAGAAGAAATTGataatttaatttcaaaatatgaattgtAA
- the LOC123308391 gene encoding LHFPL tetraspan subfamily member 3 protein, with translation MARAINMASNLVYGENSAVNASFERNSRAIGVLWAFFTVCYGIIGTTAFLTPEWVALDDDTTSGRIGLWSVCAAVEENREVCIGKLQNFMSLPGKAFQAATVFVGLAVFSAVLTFCAMLFFLCCHSSTVFFTCGWMQLFSAISMTTACLIYPLGWSGINVQRICLNSDIFNLGKCELRWGYLLAVISSLDAFILCILAFILATRHLNVSPDSSSYYDGGINTAYFGDSISVAGSRKSLNLLPMFSVHPEGQDFCPQLSHQLPSSIHSSHGHLPYSAQHFDI, from the exons ATGGCGCGGGCCATAAACATGGCATCGAATTTGGTTTATGGGGAAAACTCTGCAGTGAACGCCTCCTTCGAAAGAAACTCCAGAGCCATAGGGGTTCTCTGGGCCTTCTTCACCGTCTGCTATGGCATCATTGGGACCACCGCATTCTTAACACCAGAATGGGTGGCTCTTGATGATGATACTACTTCTGGAAGGATTGGTCTGTGGTCTGTGTGCGCAGCGGTTGAGGAAAATAGGGAAGTTTGTATCGGAAAATTGCAGAACTTTATGAGTTTACCTGGGAAGGCCTTTCAAGCTGCCACTGTTTTCGTTGGACTGGCTGTTTTCTCCGCCGTGCTAACTTTTTGTGCCATGCTCTTTTTTCTCTGTTGTCACTCCAGCACCGTGTTCTTCACCTGTGGATGGATGCAGCTGTTCTCTG CCATATCGATGACCACCGCATGCCTGATATACCCTCTAGGATGGAGTGGAATTAATGTACAAAGGATATGTTTGAACTCCGACATTTTCAATCTTGGAAAATGTGAACTTCGCTGGGGATATCTGCTAGCAGTAATTTCCAGTTTGGATGCATTTATTCTTTGCATTTTAGCCTTCATCCTTGCTACACGTCATTTGAATGTTTCTCCCGATTCAAGCAGCTACTACGATG GAGGAATCAATACAGCATACTTTGGAGATTCCATTAGCGTAGCAGGTTCAAGAAAATCCCTCAATTTGCTTCCAATGTTCTCTGTACACCCAGAAGGACAAGATTTCTGCCCGCAGTTATCGCATCAGTTACCATCATCCATACATTCTTCCCATGGTCATTTACCATATAGCGCTCAGCATTTTGACATTTGA